The sequence ATCGTCGTAGGCCACCCGGCTGCTTCGCGGCCCCGCGCGGAGCCTGTCCGATTCGTTGGCGCGTTCAGCGATGCGGGCGGCCAGTCGGTGCTCTATGAATATCGCAACGCTTCATATCCCGCGCACGTGGGCGCCCGACTGCTCAACGGCTGGACCGTCAAGAGCGTGAATGGATTTGTCGTGACTGTGGCCGACGGTACGGGGAAGGGAGCGCGCACCTGGACGGAGACCATCAGCGGCGGCACGCCTGCGCAGGACAACCAGCCGACGGCGGCGATGAACGTCGCTGCCCGGGGTGTGCCCGACCTCTCGGGTCCGCTGCCTCCAAACATGCCTCTTTCCGCAATCGGTCGATAACACGGGGTCACCAGTCATGAGTATGTTTTCCGGAATCGAAAAGAACGAACCGACCACAGGCGGCATCTTCGGACGGCTTCGCGCTTTGCGCGCCGGCTTCTCCGAAGATTCGCCATCCTCCATGCCGATTGCCGGGGCGGAAAGACCGGCTGCAGATGAACGTGAGCCGCGGTTCAGAAAAAAGGGCTCGAAGGTCAAGGCCGAACCGGTCGAGGCGAAGCCCGGCCAGCCGATGACGTTGGGTATGCGACTGCGGATGGCCGACATCAGCGACGTCGATGTGCACGGTGATGCTGATGAAGACACCGAGCTGCGGCATACGGCTGACGCTCAGCCGCAGACGCAGCCTGAGACTGATCCGCCGACCGAAAAGAATCCGACCGTGGAGAAGCAGGAGCTAAGCGAAAGCGCAACGATGTTTGCCGCGCGTCCGGCGGATGCTGTCGCTACCGGTGTCGAGGCCGCGCCTGCAGAATCCGTGTCTGCGGAAGTGAGTGGCCGCGCGTCAGCGAGCGACCGCCGAGCGGCAGCCACGTCAGGCGATTCGATCCGCGAAGTGAAGCCGGAGCATGAGCAGTTGGTGGAACTGGGCGAAGAGTACTTCGTTCCTGGACTGCCTCAACTGCCGTCGGCGGATGCGCTCGCATTCAAGCGCATCCTGAGCGAGCGGGGCACCGACGCAACGTTGCATATCACCGATGCGGCCCGCCGTGAGTTCGTCGCAGTGGAAGTACAGGCCGGCATGGCGATCGTTGTGACGACACAGTCGTTCCACGAGTCGGCGCTGTATCCAACTTACCTGAAAGATCTGGAACGCGCGGACATCAAGGTCCATGAGGAGATGATCGCCGCTGAGGCCGTCGTCGCCGCGATCTACGGCCGGGAACGTAACCGCTCGGCGGCAATTGTCCCGGAAACGTCGCGCGCGATCGGAACGTTCCGTGATGTCACCGAAGCGGCCCACGAATATGGTGCCGGCGACATCCATTACGAGTACCGCGACTATAACGATGATGTGGAAGTGCGTTTCCGCGTGAACGGTGACCTGTATACCTATCGCAGACTGTCCAAGTCGCTGGTGCGTCGCGCCCTGTCGGCTTCGTACCAGGATCTTGTTGCGCGCAACACGAACTCCGGGGAGACGTTCCAGCCGAGCGCCCCGCAGTCAGCCATGATCCCGCTCGTGGTCCATACGGACATCCTAAACATTCGTTGGCAGAGCACGCCGCTCGTCGGCGGCTTCGACGTCGCGCTGCGTCTGCTTGACGGCAACTTCCGCAATTACAAGCTGCTGATGCCGGACCAGATGGGCCTGACCCGGAGTCAGTTGAAGATTCTGGATTCACTGTGCAACGTGAGTGGCGGTGTGTCCATCTTCACTGGTGAGACGGGGTCGGCCAAATCAACGCTCCTGCGTGCGCTGTCGTTCATGCTCTCGTCGCGTGACCTGCGAAAGCAGTACGTGGTGAGCGAGCCGTCGGAATATCCGCATCCGTGGCTTTCTGAAATTTCGATTCCGCGTCGACCTGACGAGACGGACGAAGAAGCGAGCCGAAAGGGCGCGGAGGTGATCCGGACGTTGATGCGGATGGACCCGGACGACCTGACCGCGAACGAGATTCGTGACCGTGTGATGGCGGCTCTCGTGGCCGAGCTTGCGCTAACGGGGCATCCGGTCAGAACGACGCTGCATGCGGACAGCGCCATTGGAGCATTCATGCGCCTCGCCGGCGGGCGGCTCCAGCTGCCGATGGATGAGGTCTCGTCCGAGAAGTTCGTCAATGCCGTGGCGAACCAGAAGCTGATTCCGTTGCTCTGCCCGCACTGCAAGGTGCCGGCCCGGGACGTGTTGACGGCGCATCAGGTTGAGACGCTTGAGAAGAAGTTTGGCCTGGACACGTCGGCGATGGCATGCCGCGACGAATCGGGCTGCGAGCATTGCCGTTTGAAGGGGCTGTTCACGCGGGCGGGCAAGGTTGCGGCGGGTACGAAAGGGCAGACACTTGCGATGGAGATTTTCCGGCCGACGCTGGAGTTTCTCGACCATGTGGCGGTGCGCGACTGGCGTGGCGCGGAGCGGGTGTGGCGATCGACGCGCGTGACGGGGTTCGCCAGCGATGACATGACAGGCAAGACAATTTAGGTTCGTCAGTAAAAAGTGTGGGTTGTCGGCGGCTCGGGCAAATTGCCAAGTGCATGATATAGCGCGATTTCCGTCGTTCGAAACGTCCGGAAGCCGTACGCTTTTCTCATGGTGACTTTGGCCTTGTTGTTCAAACCCTCGACGATTCCGCTGGAGAACTGCTTGCGCGCATGAAAGTAGTTGAGAATCAGTTCTCGATGGGCGCGCAC comes from Paraburkholderia aromaticivorans and encodes:
- a CDS encoding ATPase, T2SS/T4P/T4SS family translates to MSMFSGIEKNEPTTGGIFGRLRALRAGFSEDSPSSMPIAGAERPAADEREPRFRKKGSKVKAEPVEAKPGQPMTLGMRLRMADISDVDVHGDADEDTELRHTADAQPQTQPETDPPTEKNPTVEKQELSESATMFAARPADAVATGVEAAPAESVSAEVSGRASASDRRAAATSGDSIREVKPEHEQLVELGEEYFVPGLPQLPSADALAFKRILSERGTDATLHITDAARREFVAVEVQAGMAIVVTTQSFHESALYPTYLKDLERADIKVHEEMIAAEAVVAAIYGRERNRSAAIVPETSRAIGTFRDVTEAAHEYGAGDIHYEYRDYNDDVEVRFRVNGDLYTYRRLSKSLVRRALSASYQDLVARNTNSGETFQPSAPQSAMIPLVVHTDILNIRWQSTPLVGGFDVALRLLDGNFRNYKLLMPDQMGLTRSQLKILDSLCNVSGGVSIFTGETGSAKSTLLRALSFMLSSRDLRKQYVVSEPSEYPHPWLSEISIPRRPDETDEEASRKGAEVIRTLMRMDPDDLTANEIRDRVMAALVAELALTGHPVRTTLHADSAIGAFMRLAGGRLQLPMDEVSSEKFVNAVANQKLIPLLCPHCKVPARDVLTAHQVETLEKKFGLDTSAMACRDESGCEHCRLKGLFTRAGKVAAGTKGQTLAMEIFRPTLEFLDHVAVRDWRGAERVWRSTRVTGFASDDMTGKTI